From Sphingomonas nostoxanthinifaciens, a single genomic window includes:
- a CDS encoding shikimate 5-dehydrogenase, giving the protein MPGKPLIGRDTRLCMSLSARPGNFGTRFHNRLYELTGLDYLYKSFSTTDLPAAIGGIRALSIRGCAISMPFKEAVIPLLDGLGPTAAAIDSVNTIVNDDGRLTGHNTDYAAVVALIAGIDPATRFVLRGSGGMAKAVAAALRDSGFRDGMIVARNEAAGRALAEPYGFDWSAEPTETAPLIVNVTPLGMTGADADALAFPVAMIDACDVALDAVQYPPETPLLREARLRGKRCITGTEIAVLQALEQFILYTGVRPDPAQVEDAAAFARANS; this is encoded by the coding sequence ATGCCCGGCAAGCCGCTGATCGGCCGCGACACGCGGCTGTGCATGTCGCTCTCGGCCCGACCGGGCAATTTCGGCACGCGCTTCCACAACCGGCTCTACGAGCTGACCGGGCTCGATTATCTCTACAAGAGCTTCTCGACCACCGATCTGCCAGCGGCGATCGGCGGCATCCGCGCGCTGTCGATCCGCGGCTGCGCCATATCGATGCCATTCAAGGAGGCGGTGATTCCGTTGCTCGACGGGCTTGGCCCCACCGCGGCGGCGATCGACAGCGTCAACACCATCGTCAACGATGACGGGCGGCTGACCGGGCACAATACCGATTATGCCGCGGTGGTCGCATTGATCGCCGGCATCGATCCGGCGACGCGCTTCGTGTTGCGCGGATCGGGGGGCATGGCCAAGGCGGTCGCGGCGGCGCTGCGCGACAGCGGGTTCCGCGACGGCATGATCGTCGCGCGCAACGAAGCCGCCGGCCGCGCGCTTGCAGAGCCGTACGGCTTCGATTGGAGCGCAGAACCAACCGAAACGGCGCCATTGATCGTGAACGTGACGCCGCTCGGCATGACCGGCGCCGATGCCGACGCGCTCGCTTTTCCCGTGGCCATGATCGACGCGTGCGACGTGGCGCTCGATGCGGTGCAATATCCGCCCGAGACGCCGTTGCTGCGCGAGGCGCGACTGCGAGGAAAGCGCTGCATCACCGGGACTGAGATCGCGGTCCTGCAGGCGCTCGAGCAGTTCATCCTCTATACCGGCGTTCGGCCCGATCCGGCGCAGGTCGAGGATGCCGCCGCCTTCGCGCGCGCCAACAGTTGA
- the folK gene encoding 2-amino-4-hydroxy-6-hydroxymethyldihydropteridine diphosphokinase, whose translation MYVYVIALGSNRRHGRHGAPRAVLAAAVAALSAHGIAPIRMSPIVDTPALGPAGRRFANAALLARTPLEPPDLLASLKTVERAFGRRRGRRWGTRVLDLDILLWSGGAWRSRALAIPHAALAERRFVLDPLVSIAPDWRIPSGASVRQLRARLTRPLPNHRAPDRSGP comes from the coding sequence GTGTACGTCTACGTGATCGCGCTCGGATCGAACCGCCGCCACGGGCGCCACGGCGCGCCGCGCGCGGTGCTGGCCGCGGCGGTGGCGGCGCTGTCCGCGCACGGCATCGCGCCGATCCGCATGTCACCGATCGTCGACACGCCCGCGCTGGGGCCCGCCGGCCGGCGCTTCGCCAATGCCGCCCTGCTGGCACGCACCCCGCTGGAACCGCCCGACCTGCTCGCGTCGCTCAAGACGGTCGAGCGGGCGTTCGGCCGGCGGCGCGGTCGGCGTTGGGGCACGCGCGTGCTCGATCTCGATATCCTGCTCTGGTCGGGTGGCGCGTGGCGATCGCGTGCGCTCGCCATTCCCCATGCCGCGCTGGCCGAACGGCGATTCGTGCTCGACCCGCTCGTCTCGATAGCGCCGGATTGGCGGATTCCGTCTGGCGCCAGCGTCCGTCAGCTCCGCGCGCGGTTGACCCGGCCGCTGCCGAACCATAGAGCGCCAGACCGGTCGGGTCCGTAG